The genomic window GGTAAAGCACGTGTGTCATTTCTTGCGGGAGAGACTCCTTGCTACCTAAGCTAACTGTAGTCAGTTAATAAACTCTGAGGCATTTTTGGGGTGAACTTACCAAAGCTGGAAGGCTACTGCTTCCTGCCTTCCAGCCTCCCCTCATAATGGTAATGCAGGTTTAGCTTGCTTGATCATGAGAACAGCCTTACGTACTTGTGTACGAGCAGTACATCACTATATCCTTGCTGTGTCACAAGGCTGCTCCAAGAGCTGGCCTGTCCATGTAGAAAGCCATACTGTACATGACGTTTTTTACCCAGGTACAGATTTTTAATTGCCTCTTGTACAGTTTCAgcttgtaaataaaaaaaaaaacaaacacatttttttaataaaatatattttaagttgCTTCTGTTGCTCTCTGATTTCCACTGAGTGAAATGGTGACCGTGAGAACAGCGAGGCATCTCTGCAACGAGAGCAGGGGTCAAAACAAGGCTTTGGGTATCTTCCATTCAAAACCAAGCACAAATCTCCTACTTGCTGATACAGCTGGGCTCCAGCCTGTTAGGCCAGGAAGCCTGCAGCACAGCTATGACAAAGTCTTTGGCGAGGGGTTTGGATggcttttccatttattttaaaagaaaaaatatataaaataaagtgtCCAGCAGTCCTATACAGACGAGGTGGCAACAAGTAGTGTGGTTCTTGGTAATACATGTGAGCTACTGTTTTCACAAGGGACCCAAGACCTAGATATAATCCATAAATCTAAGATTAGCTGTACAGCATAGTAGCGCTTTGGGCATACTCGCACAGAGCTGATACGCCTACATAACCATAAGGTTTAACACGTTCCTTTCATGAACTGTCTGCTTACCCTAAAATGCACTGAAAGGGCCTTTTCAAGGACTTGTATGTTAATTTTATTACAGTACTTAATACAGTTCCTTGAAGGCTTTATTTgcatagtttgatttttttttcttccttttgcgaTAGTTATGATTCTGTTTCATGTTCATTAGATCTTAAGCACATACGAaatctggttttccccaaggctaGCATCGTACCTTAGCTTTAACTCTGCCACTCAAAACTTACTGAAGATGACAGAACATTTTAGGATACATTGAGCTATAATCACATCTTAAACAGCTGCTTTCTACCGAGACCCATCATCTTAATCAATTATGTTCAGtggcacacacacaaactgatCGCTGTCTCCGAAATGAACGTATTAACAACTGTATTTTACAGTTATGTTCTTTAGAACAAAATCCCTGAATCGTAGCACTTAGCGGACATTAGTGTCCTTTCAAGAGTCCTTTGTGGCCTAGGAAACCCCTGGtagaagacatttttaaaaagagttaaatttcctcaggtttttttttttctttccgaGACTGTGGGAGGTTTAATGATTTCCTTTATGTTGATCCAAACTCCTTTAGAGTATGCATTCCTGTATGCAGTGTGCTTGTCGTGGGGCTGCTGCGCCTGGCAGTGAGGGCACTTGTATCTTCTCCATTTATACCACTCGTTGGATGTTTGGTTGGTGAGAGCCAAGTACAGAGTGAAACAGCAGTAtgcccccagcaccagagagaggACGATCACAAAGCCAAGCATAAAGACAATCCTGGGAAAGATCAGGAACAGGTGCTGCAAAAACAGACAAGTAGTAAGTGGCTTTAAAGGCCCAGGCCATACCCTCTGATTTCAAACACTCCAATCAGCGCTATTAATCACAATGCAGTTCAGCTCTAAGGGCAACTCCAAAATGAACCACTTATTACTACGCTGCATTTTCATTATCTTATCTCCCCAGTTCTGCCGGCCCAGGGGCTATGTGTGTAGTCGGACTTAACCAGAAATACACCCCTGGGGGAACTGTGTGTCTGAGAAAGAGCCCTATGAGATATTTAACTTCCACTGGATGGGAAGAGGTCCGCTTTGACATGTCAAGGACACGTCACACTCCTTTAAAAACTCATTTGTAGAGGATAATGGTAACCTGCTTTCTGTAAGACCATGTCTGTATGGATCAAAGCTTTATGTTGAGCTAGAATTCAGAGAAATGGATTTTCTGAAGAAACTGTTACCTACATCAAGTGTATACTTCAAAGTGCCTGTGATGACAATTCCTCTAACAATACATCTGGGCTCCCTGCTATGACGCCCATAGGCCCTCCACCCTGATATAAGAGAATGGATGTGCAAGAGGATTCTTAACAGATGAGACCAAAACAAGTCTTTGATCAGGCTGCACACTCAGAAGCAGGTTAAAGTCTAGATGCTTGGAGTTTACCTGAATAAGAAAGGGAATCTCAACCTCGTGCTCCTGCCCTTGCTCATCAACGTAACTCCCGTACATCAGATTTGATAGCAGTACTACTTGGATTAGGAAGGCTACTGTTATGATCGCAATGTCGGCAGCCATAGCAGTCAGAGTGAAGAGGTAAATGAGGAAATATCTCATGTTGAAGGCCCCGATGCAGTTGTTGACCCAAACGCAGTGGTGGTCAAAACGATGTACGCAGCAGTTACAAACACCTGATCAAAAAAGGAAATACAAGGCAATGTAAGTTATCTGGCCTTTAAAGGACATGGGAGATTTTTATGCAGCATGGCATAGCTCTTTTAAAGGCCTGTGCAGGACTACGATGAGCATTTGCTGTTCTGGTACAAGCAGAGACAAGTGCCTGATCTTACAGGGTTAGGTGTGTGTGCAGGAGTGTCTGGCGGTGTTTGTGACAATATAAACAGCCTTCCAAGTCCCTTCTAACAACCTTGTATGGTCATAAGACTCAGAGAAGAGCCAAAAAACTTTTCAAAGAGCACATGTCACTTCTGTGCTTTGAAAGCATAAACACGTGAAACTGCTTCAACTTGTCCATCAGTTACAGAAACTTAACCTTAAAAAGATCAACCACGGCTACAACAGATTTGAAATTCAGTTCCCTGTTCTACTCGCCTACCAAGGCTGGAGCTCAGAGATTTGGGTTTCTCCTGTTAGTGCTGCCTACAGCGGCACAGGCAAGATagagggcagctgcctgctctgttTCAGGTGATGGCGAGACCACCATGTTCTGCAAGAGAAACGCACAATCCTGAACTCAGGTCTTGGGAGGTAAGGCCTTTTCATGTCACCATCACTGCTCTAACTTCCCCATGTAGGTAGTCAGCTTGCTTTCCCAGTGTCTTTTCTACAAAGTGCAAATCTAGAGCCACATGTAAGAGACTGGGTCTGCAAGACATTCACTGAAACCAACCAAGGCTCCTAGTCTCCACAGCTGTAGTCTCAGACACCTGGGAACCTCTGTTCAGGGGGTTTGTAAGCAGCCAACCTATGGAGTTGGGCTAGTGAGCTGGAGGCCTTCCTACAAATGAACAAGAACACCAACGACCTTGTGCTAGACTTCATTTGGGGAACTATATTAAAGGCAGGGGAGTGGCCATTATGGGTAGGAAATTAATTTGGTAgaaggttgatttttttaaatctcaacaAGCATAACAATGACAACTCTTACTGCAGTGCTTTGACCTGGCTGGCTTTTCCATGTGGCACGTGCGACACATGACGCCTTTCCGAAACATCACACCGTCGTGTGCGTAAACCCGAAGATACAACTCTTGATTTGACTCCGTTATTGTACCTAGAAGAGAAACAGTGCCATGGAGGAGCAAACTCTTTCCCCCCGCAACAGCGATGAACATTTAGTAGAGCACAGGGCTGCTTCTGTCTTTCGAAGCCGTCTGTGTGTTGCCAGAATGTGGCAGAAATGTTGATGACTGTAATGAATTGCTAAGGGTACTGAGCCCATGTTTGGCACTATTCCCTATGGCAGCATCTTACTGGATGGAAATCAAGTTACAAAATATTGATGTTTGCAACTCGACCCGGACCCACGAGAAACACACAGCAAACAGAACAAAGGCTATGAAATCAGGAGGATGGCAGCGCTCCGGAAAGGGGAGGAATGCGCTATAAATCATCCCCTCCCTTCGCTTTCTCTCTTCAATGCCTGTTCAAAAAATGCACTCTTGGTTTCAAAACTCTCCCAGGATACTCTCTGTAGGCAGCCGTTCTCCGCTCAGACCCCTCCTTTCAACCAAGCCCATCTCAGCAGGTAACAGTTATGGCAGTGATGGGTGGAGGAAGAAATGGGGAGGTGAGATCATTTGACTGAAGGTGCAGAGTCAATTAGGATGCAATCCTGGCTCCCAATCACAAGAGCTGCCAggtcccactccctgctctggAAGCTTTCGCAATCCAGCCTTCAGAGCACATGGCCACAATACAGAAAATACAACCAGCCTGCTCTCCTCCTTGCTAGTGGGTAATTACAGGCAAAGTGCTCTTAAcatccccccctccacacacacaaggCATAGTGTTTTTTATGGGGGAAGTGCTGAGGGGAGAGGTCAAACTGCCACTTGTCATTTAAACCCTTTGTATTTGAAGCACTAAGACTCTGGGATGCAGGGAACAGTGCACCACACAGGAGGCCGAGAGTGCTTCTGGTCAATTAAAGGATGCGCTGAGCCATTGGAGGAGGCAAGATGACCGTCACTCACACAATGCACCCATTTCCCCAGTAAAAGCTGCATGCCTTGGATTTCTAGCAGGACACCACGTAACTTCTGAGCCTTCATTTACCAGCCACTTAGTTTTCATGTTCCGTTTTCACGCAGCTGCCACGGGCGCACGGCCGGAGCTTACCTGGGTTGGTCAGAGCGCATAGCACGAAAGCCCCCGTGTTCACCGCGAGCAGCAGGTATGGCAGCAGAAGGAAGCCCGTGTTGAACTCCAGCTCTTGGCAGTAGCCAAACACTTCCCAAGCATATTCACCGTAAACTGCTGCCTCCAAAGCTATGTGCAGGCCAGCAAACAGGCCGTTTCTGGAACCAGAAAGGAAGGGCAGCCTGTTTTACAACCAGGACTCAAGTCGTGAAAGAAGCCGCGCTTGGACAGTAGGCTTCAGCAGCAAGGACTTTCCCCAAGCTCCCCGCTAGGTTCCCGGTCTCACAGGTCTAACTCAGATTCCCCAGCAGCCCGGCCGACTGCTCTCTTGCCTGGTGTTACACATGAGCTCTCCTGAAGCCAGCAGAAAGAGCTCTCGCAGCTGGAGACCCCTCCCTGCATGACCTTCCCGAACCTGCTTGCTTGTTCTAGTCAATCTCAATAAGCCAAGTACAATGTCTTGTAATTAAGAGGGGCCCACGTGGGCACCGACATTTGCCATTATGACAGGCCAGGTCTCAGACAATAATACAGCGCTGGCAGAGACTTGGCGTGATCCCCAGAACCATTCTAGAAGCACTGAATAAGCCAATTCAGCACCATCTTCACTTTAAGAAACGCACAGCTTAGCAGTCCGAAGggaaaggcagaagcagcaagggaacAGACGGGTGGCATTTTGGGAGGTTATTGAGGGCAAACACGAGCTCAGGCCTGTGAAAAAGGCTGCAGATGCCACTAGAGATGTTTGAATTGCGTGCTGTTTCTCTAACGTTTGGGCTTGCAGGAGGTACAGCACCCTGAGCCCAGCAACAGCCCCGAAAATGGGTGCACCGATGGTGAAGGCTGAAGGGAAGGGCAGGTCCGTTAGCTCTGCCGCTGTCACGAGTCAGCTGGCCCCGCACCAAAGGTATCAGTTCTGTGCTATCAGCAGTGCGCACTTTATTACAGCTTGAACTTTCCATTGCCAAAAAGGCTCCGTTTTATGCTACGGTTTTCATGCTGCTCTTGACATCAGAGTTTCTGGGCAAAGTCCAGAAATAAATTCCAGTCTCTGCTTTGTAGCGACAGCCTGGCTGACTAACCTGAACACAGACAACTGGAGCTCTCCCAACACCCAAAGGGATGAGAACATCCCTTACAGAGAGAACTATTGAGCTACATTATGTTGTTATCTGTAAAATCTACTTCACTCTTTAAGGGTTAACATCCTCTCAAGAGAGGAGGAAGAACAGCATGGAAAACTTTAAAAGGAATCCGTGGTAGCCCCTGACAGAGAGAAGTGCATCTAAGAGCAATCTAGCATGGCTTTGTGGGTGCCAGAAGGATGATCAGAAACAGGCCAGGAAAAGggtgttaaaggaaaaaaaagcgtGGTACCGTGTGTGGAAGAGCCTGTGAAGCACCCTCTGCGTTGCTCTTTGAAGCCGTGTTGGGACTATGAATGAAAACACCTGCAGCAAATGAAAACACCATGTCACTTGAGTTGCACAGTGCTTGTTCTCCCCTGTGAAAACTTCAAACAGTGTAATATTGAATGCATCTGTTGCACCTTCCCTCTGGGCACT from Alligator mississippiensis isolate rAllMis1 chromosome 13, rAllMis1, whole genome shotgun sequence includes these protein-coding regions:
- the ZDHHC4 gene encoding palmitoyltransferase ZDHHC4 isoform X2 → MDFLALFLIYACVVVAGVALVCFSAGSEQRVPARGRSRVTQVFSFIVPTRLQRATQRVLHRLFHTRNGLFAGLHIALEAAVYGEYAWEVFGYCQELEFNTGFLLLPYLLLAVNTGAFVLCALTNPGTITESNQELYLRVYAHDGVMFRKGVMCRTCHMEKPARSKHCSVCNCCVHRFDHHCVWVNNCIGAFNMRYFLIYLFTLTAMAADIAIITVAFLIQVVLLSNLMYGSYVDEQGQEHEVEIPFLIQHLFLIFPRIVFMLGFVIVLSLVLGAYCCFTLYLALTNQTSNEWYKWRRYKCPHCQAQQPHDKHTAYRNAYSKGVWINIKEIIKPPTVSERKKKT
- the ZDHHC4 gene encoding palmitoyltransferase ZDHHC4 isoform X3; this translates as MVFSFIVPTRLQRATQRVLHRLFHTRNGLFAGLHIALEAAVYGEYAWEVFGYCQELEFNTGFLLLPYLLLAVNTGAFVLCALTNPGTITESNQELYLRVYAHDGVMFRKGVMCRTCHMEKPARSKHCSVCNCCVHRFDHHCVWVNNCIGAFNMRYFLIYLFTLTAMAADIAIITVAFLIQVVLLSNLMYGSYVDEQGQEHEVEIPFLIQHLFLIFPRIVFMLGFVIVLSLVLGAYCCFTLYLALTNQTSNEWYKWRRYKCPHCQAQQPHDKHTAYRNAYSKGVWINIKEIIKPPTVSERKKKT
- the ZDHHC4 gene encoding palmitoyltransferase ZDHHC4 isoform X1 is translated as MGIMFTSEACGGVINVCPTLGSAQREGATDAFNITLFEVFTGENKHCATQVTWCFHLLQVFSFIVPTRLQRATQRVLHRLFHTRNGLFAGLHIALEAAVYGEYAWEVFGYCQELEFNTGFLLLPYLLLAVNTGAFVLCALTNPGTITESNQELYLRVYAHDGVMFRKGVMCRTCHMEKPARSKHCSVCNCCVHRFDHHCVWVNNCIGAFNMRYFLIYLFTLTAMAADIAIITVAFLIQVVLLSNLMYGSYVDEQGQEHEVEIPFLIQHLFLIFPRIVFMLGFVIVLSLVLGAYCCFTLYLALTNQTSNEWYKWRRYKCPHCQAQQPHDKHTAYRNAYSKGVWINIKEIIKPPTVSERKKKT